The DNA region CGAACCCAACAATATCGTTTGACCAAATACTATAGAAAACAAAAACCCGTAGTTGAACTTTACGATCATGAAAATGATTCATTAGAAACAAAAAATATAGCCAAAGAAAATCCCAAAGTTGTGCAAGAATTATTGCCTTTGCTAGAACAAGGAAACACTGGTTTGTATAAATAGACACATGAAACATATTATTTTTATAGTAACAGTACTGTTTTACATTTATTTACCTGCTCAAGAATTAATTAGGTTCGAAGTGGAAAGCGGAGCATATAATCGTACAGATTGTCCAGTTGCTGTTACTTCATTACCTAAAGAAGTCCTTACTATAGCTGATAATTTGCAATTGATTGAACTTTCCAATGATAGAATAGTGTTGGATATGCAAATAAATAAAGAAACAGGGGAGCTGTGGTTTATTTTGAACGGGTTTACTCCTAAAAATACAGTACGTCAATTTGCTCTTATAAAAAGAAGGAAAAAGTTATCTGCTCAGCAAATCAATTTACAGACTATTAATGGAGGGTTGCAATTATCCTATAAAAAACAACCAATTTTAAATTACCAATATAAAATGGTTTATCCTCCTAAAGGTATAGACTCCCTATATAAAAAATCAGGATTTATTCACCCCTTATGGACACCAGAAGGAGAAGTGCTGACCAGGATTCACCCACCAGATCATTATCATCATTATGGAATTTGGGGGCCATGGACTAAAACTAAAATTGATAATCGTCATGTAGATTTTTGGAATTTAGGTGAAGGACAGGGTACCGTATTGTTTAAAGATTTTTTAAATAAAACTCAAGGTGATATTTATACGAGCTTTACCGCATTACAAGAGCATATTGATTTTGGTGCTACTGATAAAAATAGTGTAGCCATTAATGAAAACCTTGAAATACGAGCTTGGAATTTAGGCGATAACAAACCTTGGTTAATTGACTACACTACCAAAATCAATAGCCCATTAAAAAATGGAATTCTTTTAGATGCGTATCGTTACGGTGGAGGAATAGGATTTAGAGCTACAGAGTTGTGGAACAAAGACAATACTAGAGTACTCACTTCTGAAAAAAAAGACCGTAGTAATGCTGATGGAACTTCGGCTAGCTGGGCAATTATTGAAGGTGCAACCAACAAAAAATCAGGCAAAGGTGGAATCCTTTTTATGAGTCATAAAGAAAACAAACATTTTCCCGAACCTATGCGAGTGTGGCCTATAGATGCTAATGAAGGAAGGGGTGACATGTTTTTTGAATTTTGTCCTATTCGTCATAAAGATTGGAAGCTTGAAAGTCAAAAAACATACAGTTTAAAATACAGAATGCTTATATTTGATGGTACTTTAAGTGTTGAGCAGGCTGAAATAGCATGGCACGGCTTTGTCAATCCACCAAAAATTAATATAATTTCTAAGAAATAGAAAAATTTAATCATGAAAAAAATAGTACTCCTAGTTTTATGTGTTTTTGCCATAATAAATATGTATGCACAAGATGAAAAGCATGTATTGATTTATACCAAAAACGGAAAAGGTTTTGTCCATAAAAATATTCCCAATAGCATCAAAGCATTAAAAGAAATTTG from Aureibaculum sp. 2308TA14-22 includes:
- a CDS encoding DUF6807 domain-containing protein, with the protein product MKHIIFIVTVLFYIYLPAQELIRFEVESGAYNRTDCPVAVTSLPKEVLTIADNLQLIELSNDRIVLDMQINKETGELWFILNGFTPKNTVRQFALIKRRKKLSAQQINLQTINGGLQLSYKKQPILNYQYKMVYPPKGIDSLYKKSGFIHPLWTPEGEVLTRIHPPDHYHHYGIWGPWTKTKIDNRHVDFWNLGEGQGTVLFKDFLNKTQGDIYTSFTALQEHIDFGATDKNSVAINENLEIRAWNLGDNKPWLIDYTTKINSPLKNGILLDAYRYGGGIGFRATELWNKDNTRVLTSEKKDRSNADGTSASWAIIEGATNKKSGKGGILFMSHKENKHFPEPMRVWPIDANEGRGDMFFEFCPIRHKDWKLESQKTYSLKYRMLIFDGTLSVEQAEIAWHGFVNPPKINIISKK